One Desulfosoma sp. genomic window carries:
- the trpS gene encoding tryptophan--tRNA ligase: MNKDKRILSGMRPTGRLHLGNLHGALKNWIQLQDQYDCYFFVADWHALTTDYADPGAIRQNTWDMILDWFAAGLDPHKAVVFIQSRVKEHAELYLLLGMITPLAWLERNPTYKELQQQLDTKDLSTYGFLGYPVLQAADIIIYRAHGVPVGKDQLPHVELTREIARRFNFIYNREVFPIPDALLTEAPVLPGTDGRKMSKSYGNCIYISEPEESIRRKILQMMTDPARARRTDPGDPEKCPVFDYHKLYSTPEEIAQVTQGCRTAGIGCVDCKKILLVHVLDQLAPIWEKRQALEKDMDAVKASVQEGIEKAAQEARKTMELVLETVGLGNHA, encoded by the coding sequence ATGAACAAGGACAAGCGGATTCTGAGCGGCATGCGTCCCACGGGGCGTCTACACTTGGGAAACCTTCACGGGGCGTTGAAAAATTGGATTCAGCTTCAGGATCAGTATGATTGCTATTTTTTCGTAGCGGATTGGCATGCTTTGACCACGGATTATGCAGACCCGGGAGCGATTCGCCAGAACACGTGGGACATGATTTTGGATTGGTTCGCCGCCGGATTGGATCCGCACAAGGCCGTGGTTTTCATTCAATCTCGGGTCAAGGAACATGCGGAACTGTATCTGCTTCTGGGTATGATCACACCGCTGGCTTGGTTGGAACGGAACCCCACCTACAAGGAACTGCAGCAACAACTGGACACAAAAGATCTTTCCACCTACGGCTTTCTGGGATATCCGGTACTGCAGGCGGCGGACATCATCATTTACAGGGCTCACGGGGTCCCCGTGGGCAAAGACCAGCTGCCTCATGTGGAATTGACTCGGGAGATCGCCAGAAGGTTCAATTTTATTTACAATCGAGAAGTCTTTCCTATTCCGGACGCTTTGCTCACGGAAGCTCCAGTCTTGCCGGGAACCGACGGGCGAAAGATGAGCAAGAGTTATGGGAACTGCATCTATATCTCGGAACCCGAGGAATCCATTCGTCGAAAAATTCTGCAGATGATGACGGATCCGGCTCGAGCCCGTCGCACAGACCCAGGAGATCCTGAAAAGTGCCCTGTGTTTGATTACCATAAGCTCTATTCCACACCCGAAGAAATCGCTCAGGTGACACAAGGATGCCGCACGGCCGGCATCGGATGTGTTGACTGCAAGAAAATCCTTCTAGTTCACGTCCTGGATCAGTTGGCTCCCATTTGGGAAAAAAGGCAAGCTTTGGAAAAGGACATGGACGCCGTCAAGGCCTCCGTCCAGGAAGGCATCGAAAAGGCGGCTCAAGAAGCTCGAAAAACCATGGAACTCGTGCTGGAGACGGTCGGATTAGGAAACCATGCCTAA
- a CDS encoding site-2 protease family protein, which translates to MQEILKDICIYAVPLLLAVVSHEVAHGWVAEKLGDPTARLLGRISLNPLVHIDLVGTVILPLVLLVTNAPFLFGWAKPVPVQFHRLHGGRKAMAWVALAGPLTNLMLAAASALVYRIVVLLFSTGLGSGFWGLLLHPLFHMARFSVVFNLVLMAVNLFPVPPLDGGRVLTGLLPRSLALQVARLERYGMIIVMIFVITGWWGYMLRPVVNLFARILL; encoded by the coding sequence GTGCAGGAAATTCTTAAGGACATTTGTATCTATGCTGTGCCGCTGCTCTTGGCGGTGGTGAGTCATGAAGTGGCTCACGGGTGGGTGGCGGAAAAACTGGGGGATCCCACGGCTCGGCTTCTGGGACGCATATCCCTGAATCCCTTGGTGCACATCGATCTGGTAGGCACCGTGATCCTTCCCCTGGTCCTGCTGGTCACGAACGCTCCGTTTCTTTTTGGATGGGCGAAGCCTGTGCCGGTGCAGTTCCACCGCCTGCATGGAGGCCGCAAAGCGATGGCCTGGGTGGCTCTGGCCGGACCTTTAACCAACCTCATGTTGGCGGCTGCCAGCGCTTTGGTGTATCGAATCGTGGTTTTGCTTTTCAGCACAGGGTTGGGCTCGGGCTTTTGGGGCCTTCTTTTGCATCCTTTGTTTCACATGGCCCGATTTTCCGTGGTGTTTAATCTCGTGCTCATGGCGGTCAATCTGTTTCCGGTGCCACCTTTGGACGGCGGGCGGGTGTTGACGGGGCTTTTGCCCCGCAGTCTGGCGCTTCAGGTGGCTCGTCTGGAACGCTACGGCATGATCATCGTCATGATTTTTGTCATCACCGGTTGGTGGGGATATATGCTGCGGCCGGTGGTCAATCTTTTCGCAAGAATTTTGCTCTAG
- a CDS encoding pseudouridine synthase: MPNTRPPNTSSSPMRLHKFIAQAGLASRRKAETWIAQGRVWVNGEMVTVPGISVDPHRDEVCVDGHVVKLPETREVLLFHKPRWCLTTAKDPRGRPTVMDYLQGLSVRVFPVGRLDWDASGALILTNDGDLANRLMHPRYGVPKVYRVEVHGTPTEEQLEALRRGVRLREGVTAPAHVQLMRRFSESAWLEITLHQGWYRQIKRMGEAVGLPVLKIHRTAYGPIRLGRLPAGHWRRLSDQELYLLRKAVQRSSLDRLEDGLAHDV, from the coding sequence ATGCCTAACACTCGGCCACCGAACACATCATCGTCTCCCATGCGGTTGCACAAATTTATCGCGCAGGCAGGTCTTGCATCACGACGCAAGGCGGAGACCTGGATCGCTCAAGGGCGTGTTTGGGTCAACGGGGAGATGGTTACCGTTCCGGGCATCTCAGTGGACCCACATCGAGATGAGGTGTGTGTGGACGGGCATGTGGTGAAGCTTCCGGAAACCAGGGAGGTTCTTCTCTTTCACAAGCCCAGATGGTGTCTGACCACGGCCAAGGATCCTCGAGGACGCCCGACGGTCATGGATTACCTTCAGGGACTTTCAGTGCGAGTCTTTCCCGTAGGGCGCTTGGACTGGGATGCTTCCGGCGCCCTGATTTTGACCAATGACGGGGATTTGGCGAACCGACTGATGCATCCGCGATATGGAGTGCCCAAGGTGTATCGGGTTGAGGTTCACGGAACCCCTACGGAAGAACAATTGGAAGCATTACGGCGCGGTGTTCGCTTAAGAGAAGGGGTGACGGCTCCGGCACACGTTCAACTTATGAGGCGTTTTTCGGAATCTGCATGGTTGGAAATCACGCTGCATCAAGGATGGTACCGGCAGATCAAACGCATGGGCGAAGCCGTGGGACTCCCTGTTTTGAAAATTCATCGAACGGCCTATGGTCCGATTCGTTTGGGCCGTTTGCCTGCCGGACACTGGAGGCGGCTCTCGGACCAGGAACTTTATCTTCTGCGAAAAGCGGTGCAACGGTCATCCTTAGATAGACTGGAAGACGGGCTCGCTCATGATGTTTAG
- a CDS encoding acetyl-CoA carboxylase biotin carboxylase subunit has product MFRKLLVANRGEIAIRIMRSAQELGIRTVAIYEETDKTAMHIMKSDEAVCIGAGPRKDYLDIDRIIQAAKATGADAVHPGYGFLAENPLFSKCCTDNGLLFVGPPPEVIADMGSKVVARRIMMEAGIPVIPGTPVLSQGEAGERQAVRFAEEHGFPVMIKAVAGGGGRGIRAAHNLDELVTGLKLARSEARMAFGDESIYLEKGLKNPRHVEVQILADRFGSVIHLGTRNCSIQRRHQKLVEIAPANLPARILERICADAVRAAKAARYVNAGTVEFLVDEKDQYYFLEVNTRIQVEHTVTEMVTGVDIVREQLRIAAGEPLSLRQEDIQIRGWSIELRINAEDPKNNFMPSPGLIRVYQSPGGHGVRLDGAIYQGYEIPRFYDSMLVKLTVYGFTWREAVDRLRRALDGFSIVGVPTTIPFYKQIVQDPDFIEQRFDTSYIDTHPHLLSYREETPPMHRLARLIAEINAYGYNPYAQDKP; this is encoded by the coding sequence ATGTTCCGAAAGCTTCTTGTGGCCAATCGTGGTGAGATCGCCATTCGAATCATGCGATCCGCTCAGGAATTAGGCATTCGCACGGTGGCGATCTATGAAGAAACGGACAAAACCGCCATGCACATCATGAAAAGTGATGAAGCGGTGTGCATCGGCGCCGGGCCTCGCAAAGATTATCTGGACATTGACCGCATCATTCAGGCGGCCAAGGCCACGGGAGCCGACGCCGTGCATCCCGGGTACGGTTTTTTGGCGGAAAATCCTTTATTTTCCAAGTGCTGCACAGATAACGGGCTGCTCTTTGTGGGCCCTCCTCCCGAAGTCATCGCCGATATGGGCAGCAAGGTCGTGGCTCGCCGCATCATGATGGAGGCGGGAATTCCCGTGATTCCAGGAACCCCTGTGCTTTCGCAAGGTGAAGCGGGAGAGAGACAGGCGGTTCGGTTTGCCGAAGAGCATGGATTTCCCGTGATGATCAAGGCGGTGGCCGGTGGAGGAGGCCGTGGAATTCGTGCGGCGCATAACCTGGATGAGCTTGTCACGGGACTGAAGCTGGCCCGGTCGGAAGCACGCATGGCCTTTGGAGACGAAAGCATTTATCTGGAAAAGGGATTGAAGAATCCTCGGCATGTGGAAGTCCAGATCCTTGCCGATCGTTTCGGATCGGTCATCCATTTAGGAACACGTAACTGTTCCATTCAACGGCGTCACCAAAAACTGGTGGAGATCGCTCCCGCCAACCTTCCTGCTCGGATTCTGGAAAGAATTTGTGCGGATGCGGTGCGCGCCGCCAAAGCGGCGCGTTATGTCAATGCCGGCACAGTGGAGTTCCTCGTTGACGAAAAGGATCAGTATTATTTCCTTGAGGTGAACACCCGTATTCAGGTGGAACACACGGTGACGGAAATGGTCACCGGTGTGGACATCGTACGGGAACAGTTGCGCATTGCCGCCGGAGAACCTTTGTCTCTAAGGCAGGAAGACATTCAGATTCGAGGCTGGTCCATCGAGTTGCGGATCAATGCGGAGGATCCTAAAAATAATTTTATGCCAAGTCCGGGACTCATTCGCGTGTATCAGTCCCCCGGAGGCCACGGTGTGCGCTTGGATGGCGCCATTTACCAGGGTTATGAAATTCCGAGGTTTTACGATTCCATGCTGGTCAAGTTGACGGTCTACGGCTTCACATGGAGGGAAGCCGTGGATCGCTTGCGTCGAGCTCTGGACGGATTCAGCATTGTGGGAGTGCCGACCACCATTCCCTTTTACAAGCAGATCGTGCAGGACCCTGATTTCATCGAACAGCGCTTCGATACCTCTTATATCGACACCCACCCGCACTTGTTGTCCTATCGCGAAGAGACCCCCCCGATGCATCGATTGGCGCGATTGATCGCCGAAATCAATGCTTACGGGTACAATCCCTATGCCCAAGATAAACCGTGA
- a CDS encoding pyruvate carboxylase has translation MAERERITPSMSPPEILAFLRETPGYFLTNNERDVSQSDFKCRILPWTTLRVAPYRDDTGYFAFEISGGASVHVDLLAKQINPFEKLRLVRRRMPNTLIQTVCRGRNLFGYRPYPDNVLTMAVSLFSRYVDVWRVYDFLNHVPNLEVVGRAVQKAGKLLMPSLCFSIGIGHTDEYYVNKAQEIVETFGEEIILGIKNHSALGTPRRIASLVQSLRKRFPNLVLAYHGHNTDGNDLGRMVAAVESGVKIVEVADHGFGGMFSQAPALSLIQTLHDYGYKAPGLKIQPIVDASDLLRRERRYYERFETPFRGFDPTVKRHRLTGGAASIAFEQAEKLGLLERIHEVFSELMNVNKELGNIWSVTPGSQILWTTAVSNVLHGRYEQPSDDLKNLLLGRYGPFPFYDPQEWIYEKVLEHKRRDGKKWYQILADEAGLQKLPDVDVEQKRQELEARLKRPVDDEDLCLYLQFPKDALEYFRFEESFGKTWLLPPQVWYRRGGFQDGEKILIPDEQGKTHEIDILSTMRKEGVVETSLLVDFHFHTYAVPVGTKA, from the coding sequence ATGGCCGAACGAGAACGCATCACCCCATCCATGAGCCCCCCGGAAATCCTCGCTTTTCTGCGGGAAACACCCGGCTACTTTCTGACCAACAACGAAAGGGACGTATCCCAATCGGATTTCAAATGCCGCATTCTTCCGTGGACCACGCTGCGCGTGGCCCCCTACCGGGACGATACCGGTTATTTCGCCTTTGAAATCAGCGGCGGGGCTTCGGTGCACGTGGATCTCTTGGCCAAGCAGATCAATCCCTTTGAAAAGCTGCGCCTGGTACGCCGGCGCATGCCGAACACCCTGATTCAAACCGTGTGTCGAGGGCGCAACCTGTTCGGGTACCGACCCTATCCCGACAATGTGCTGACCATGGCGGTGTCACTTTTCAGTCGCTACGTGGATGTGTGGCGTGTTTATGATTTTCTTAATCATGTTCCCAACCTGGAAGTGGTCGGGCGTGCCGTCCAAAAAGCCGGAAAACTGCTCATGCCTTCCCTTTGTTTCAGCATCGGCATCGGGCACACGGACGAGTACTACGTGAACAAAGCCCAGGAGATCGTCGAGACTTTCGGTGAAGAGATTATTTTGGGCATCAAGAACCATTCGGCTTTGGGGACACCCAGGCGCATCGCATCTCTCGTGCAGTCCCTGCGCAAGCGTTTTCCAAACCTGGTATTGGCCTATCACGGCCACAACACGGACGGCAACGATTTGGGGCGTATGGTGGCGGCCGTGGAAAGCGGTGTCAAGATCGTGGAAGTGGCCGACCACGGTTTTGGAGGAATGTTTTCTCAAGCGCCTGCCTTGAGCCTCATTCAAACTTTGCACGATTACGGCTATAAGGCTCCGGGCCTCAAGATTCAGCCCATTGTGGATGCCTCCGACCTCTTACGACGAGAACGACGTTACTACGAACGCTTTGAAACGCCGTTTCGAGGTTTCGACCCTACGGTCAAAAGACACCGCCTTACAGGAGGAGCGGCTTCCATAGCTTTTGAACAGGCGGAAAAACTGGGGCTTTTGGAACGTATTCATGAAGTTTTCAGCGAACTCATGAACGTCAACAAAGAACTGGGCAACATCTGGTCCGTGACTCCTGGAAGCCAAATCCTGTGGACTACAGCGGTGAGCAACGTGCTTCACGGCCGCTACGAGCAACCCAGTGATGATTTGAAGAATCTGCTTCTCGGCCGATACGGTCCTTTTCCTTTTTATGACCCTCAGGAATGGATTTACGAAAAGGTTCTGGAACACAAAAGACGCGATGGCAAGAAATGGTACCAAATTCTGGCAGACGAGGCGGGTCTTCAGAAACTGCCTGATGTGGACGTGGAACAAAAGAGACAGGAACTTGAGGCGCGGCTCAAAAGGCCGGTGGACGATGAAGACTTGTGCCTTTATCTTCAATTTCCCAAGGACGCTCTGGAATACTTTCGCTTTGAGGAATCCTTTGGAAAGACCTGGCTGTTGCCGCCCCAAGTTTGGTACCGGCGCGGAGGATTTCAGGACGGTGAAAAGATTCTCATTCCCGATGAACAGGGAAAGACTCACGAGATCGACATCCTGTCGACCATGCGGAAAGAAGGCGTCGTCGAAACATCCCTGTTGGTGGATTTTCATTTTCATACCTACGCCGTGCCCGTGGGCACCAAGGCTTAA
- a CDS encoding CBS domain-containing protein, with product MEVITTHLNADFDAMASMVAAKKLYPEALLVFPGSQEKNLRDFFVNTAGYLFDFTKLKGLDLNGIRRLILVDTRQASRIGKFQEIAHRPEVEVHIYDHHPQAEDDIRGSLEVIQPVGATVTLLTRILQERDVPITPEEATILILGIFEDTGSFTFSSTTPEDFRAAAFLLERGADLNLVADLVTRELTAEQVALLHELLHSARTYNIQGVEVCIATVSVDRYVGDFAVLVHKLKDMENLDVVFALARMEDRIYLVARSRIPDVNVGEIAAYFGGGGHATAASATIKELTLIQAEDRLFELLQSTIKPAVTARTLMSSPVITIEAHADLAQAEELMVRYNINAMPVLENGRIVGLINRQVLEKAIYHGLQEEKVSEYMNPEFAVIDVNGPLVEIQKHLVEHQQRILPVMDGENLVGVITRRDLLNHLITDRSREPTALKDDLGTGSWGRQKNIVGIMAEQLPKEIIELLRSLGEHAQAMGYKVYAVGGFIRDLLLRRPNLDIDVVVEGDGISFARTFAEKEGIRARCHKKFNTAVLIFPNDLKVDVATARLEYYQYPAALPIVQFGSLKMDLYRRDFTINTLAVALNPKEFGTLIDFFGGQKDLKEKAIRVLHNLSFVEDPTRILRAIRFEQRFGFRVGKQTASLMRNAVKMGLIDRLGGQRLFHELQHIFMEEDPLPALRRLGEFGVMEALCPRACFDAKGEQLFIRIKEVILWYKLSFLDEPLEAWRVYFLGFLSRVKPADLPSVLARLDLPQNARERIVWAFQKVNDVLNDFLRLPAMRPSDIYRALQPYGAEELLFMMARTTREEVKRAVSYYLHRYRYVKPHIGGKDLKAMGLPPGPLYTKILTAVRDAKLNGEVKTLEDEYRLARTMAAAEEAKERQSAGNS from the coding sequence ATGGAAGTGATCACCACCCATCTTAACGCCGATTTCGACGCCATGGCTTCCATGGTGGCGGCGAAAAAGCTCTATCCCGAGGCCCTTTTGGTTTTTCCCGGGTCCCAGGAAAAAAACCTGCGCGATTTTTTCGTCAACACAGCGGGCTATCTTTTTGATTTCACTAAACTCAAAGGGTTGGATCTAAACGGCATACGACGCCTCATTCTGGTGGATACACGCCAGGCTTCACGCATCGGCAAGTTTCAGGAAATCGCCCATCGCCCTGAGGTGGAGGTGCATATTTACGATCACCATCCTCAGGCGGAAGATGACATTCGAGGCTCCCTGGAAGTCATTCAGCCGGTGGGAGCGACGGTGACCCTTCTGACCCGCATCCTTCAAGAACGCGATGTGCCCATCACACCGGAAGAGGCCACCATCCTGATCCTCGGTATTTTTGAAGACACCGGCTCCTTCACCTTTTCTTCCACAACCCCGGAAGATTTTCGGGCTGCAGCCTTTCTCCTGGAACGGGGGGCTGACCTCAATCTGGTAGCCGACCTGGTCACTCGAGAACTCACCGCCGAACAGGTAGCCCTTTTGCATGAACTGCTGCATTCCGCTCGCACCTACAACATTCAGGGTGTGGAGGTGTGCATCGCCACAGTTTCCGTGGATCGTTATGTGGGTGATTTCGCCGTCCTCGTGCATAAACTCAAAGATATGGAAAATCTGGATGTGGTCTTTGCCCTGGCCCGTATGGAAGATCGCATTTATCTCGTGGCCAGAAGCCGAATTCCGGATGTGAACGTGGGGGAAATCGCCGCTTATTTCGGCGGCGGAGGCCATGCCACGGCGGCATCGGCCACGATTAAGGAACTCACGCTGATTCAGGCCGAAGACCGACTGTTTGAACTCTTGCAAAGCACCATCAAGCCTGCTGTGACAGCTCGAACCCTCATGAGTTCTCCCGTCATCACTATCGAGGCTCATGCCGACCTGGCCCAGGCGGAAGAACTTATGGTTCGGTACAATATCAATGCCATGCCCGTGCTGGAAAACGGCCGCATTGTGGGACTCATCAACCGCCAGGTGCTGGAAAAAGCCATCTACCATGGCTTGCAGGAAGAAAAAGTCAGCGAATACATGAATCCTGAATTTGCCGTCATTGATGTGAACGGTCCTCTGGTGGAAATCCAAAAGCATCTTGTGGAGCATCAGCAGCGCATTCTTCCCGTCATGGACGGAGAAAATCTGGTAGGCGTCATCACACGTCGCGACCTTCTGAACCATTTGATCACGGATCGTTCCAGAGAACCGACAGCGCTTAAGGACGATTTGGGAACCGGTTCTTGGGGCAGACAGAAGAATATTGTTGGAATTATGGCCGAGCAGTTGCCCAAGGAGATCATCGAACTGCTGCGATCCTTGGGGGAACATGCTCAGGCCATGGGGTATAAGGTCTACGCGGTCGGAGGGTTCATACGGGACCTTCTATTGCGCCGTCCTAATCTGGACATCGATGTGGTGGTGGAAGGGGATGGCATTTCCTTTGCCCGCACGTTTGCTGAAAAGGAGGGCATTCGAGCTCGTTGCCACAAGAAATTCAACACGGCGGTATTGATCTTTCCCAACGACTTGAAAGTGGACGTGGCCACCGCCCGCCTAGAGTACTATCAATATCCCGCCGCCTTGCCCATCGTGCAGTTCGGATCCCTCAAGATGGATCTCTACCGGCGCGACTTTACCATCAACACCCTGGCTGTGGCCCTCAACCCCAAGGAGTTTGGAACCCTCATCGATTTCTTCGGAGGCCAAAAAGACCTGAAGGAAAAGGCCATTCGTGTGCTGCATAACCTCAGTTTTGTGGAAGATCCCACGCGGATTCTTCGAGCCATTCGATTTGAACAGCGCTTTGGGTTTCGTGTCGGCAAACAGACGGCCAGTCTTATGCGCAATGCCGTGAAGATGGGGCTGATCGACCGACTGGGCGGACAACGACTCTTTCACGAATTGCAACACATCTTCATGGAAGAAGACCCGCTGCCGGCTTTACGTCGTCTAGGGGAATTCGGGGTCATGGAGGCCTTATGCCCCAGAGCCTGCTTTGATGCCAAAGGGGAACAACTCTTTATCAGGATCAAGGAAGTCATTCTCTGGTATAAACTCAGCTTTTTGGACGAACCTTTGGAAGCGTGGCGAGTGTACTTTTTAGGCTTTTTGTCCCGCGTCAAACCCGCCGACTTGCCGAGCGTGCTGGCCCGGCTGGATCTGCCTCAGAATGCCAGGGAAAGAATAGTCTGGGCATTTCAAAAAGTTAACGATGTGCTCAACGACTTTTTGCGTTTGCCTGCCATGCGTCCCAGTGATATCTATCGGGCGCTTCAGCCGTATGGTGCGGAGGAACTGCTGTTCATGATGGCGAGGACCACCCGTGAAGAGGTGAAGCGTGCGGTCAGTTATTATCTGCATCGATACCGCTATGTGAAGCCCCATATTGGAGGCAAGGACCTCAAGGCCATGGGGCTTCCTCCGGGACCTCTTTACACGAAGATTCTTACGGCCGTACGGGACGCCAAACTCAACGGAGAGGTGAAGACGCTGGAAGACGAATATCGTTTGGCTCGAACCATGGCGGCGGCAGAAGAAGCAAAGGAAAGGCAAAGTGCAGGAAATTCTTAA
- the xerD gene encoding site-specific tyrosine recombinase XerD → MREYVDLFLEYLVAERRMSRHTVSAYATDLRILMDFLTTKGRVSWIEVTPLDLEAYLVACASKTAPKTRSRRLASMRSFFRFLEARSMLPSNPAVPLSFPKTPKSLPKTLSARQVESLLNAPMTGTPLGLRDKAILELLYATGMRVAELTALTFHQLNLKAGFLVIRGKGDKERLVPMGQWAVEALETYLERGRPHLVAGRDTGRVFLNHRGKPLSRQGIWKMIRSYARRVGISVDVSPHVLRHSFATHLLQNGADLRSLQMLLGHADISTTQIYTHVARERLKLIHQQYHPRA, encoded by the coding sequence ATGCGGGAATATGTGGATCTTTTCTTGGAATATCTTGTGGCGGAAAGACGTATGAGCCGTCACACGGTTTCGGCCTACGCCACGGATCTACGCATTCTCATGGATTTTTTGACCACGAAAGGCAGAGTTTCCTGGATAGAGGTGACCCCCCTGGATCTGGAGGCCTACCTCGTCGCGTGTGCCTCCAAAACGGCTCCCAAGACTCGATCGCGCCGGTTAGCCTCCATGCGCTCTTTTTTTCGGTTCCTTGAAGCAAGGTCCATGCTTCCCAGCAACCCGGCAGTACCCCTGTCTTTTCCCAAGACCCCGAAATCTTTGCCCAAGACACTTTCTGCGCGTCAAGTGGAAAGCTTGCTGAACGCTCCCATGACCGGGACACCCCTGGGACTTCGAGACAAAGCCATCTTGGAGCTGCTTTACGCGACAGGAATGCGCGTGGCCGAACTGACGGCCCTTACCTTCCATCAATTGAATCTCAAGGCGGGCTTTCTTGTCATTCGAGGGAAAGGAGACAAGGAACGACTTGTTCCCATGGGCCAGTGGGCTGTGGAAGCCTTGGAAACGTACTTGGAGCGCGGACGCCCTCATTTGGTGGCGGGTCGGGATACGGGGCGGGTTTTTCTAAACCATCGCGGCAAGCCCCTTTCGCGTCAAGGGATCTGGAAAATGATTCGCTCTTACGCCCGCCGCGTTGGCATTTCCGTAGATGTCAGCCCTCATGTGCTACGCCATTCTTTTGCCACGCATCTTTTACAAAACGGAGCCGACCTTAGGTCCCTGCAGATGCTGCTCGGCCATGCGGATATCAGCACCACGCAGATTTATACGCATGTGGCGCGGGAACGCTTAAAGCTCATTCATCAGCAATACCATCCTCGAGCCTGA